The following coding sequences are from one Sphaeramia orbicularis chromosome 11, fSphaOr1.1, whole genome shotgun sequence window:
- the c11h6orf136 gene encoding uncharacterized protein C6orf136 homolog, giving the protein MAVSRGGIAFWVGCVRSQGGRQPIKKQHWTLHQVVDWQCVNQTRPLSSASWALAPPNSLRYQNIKQPVLSHPFHHASRPQRAGHHDDEWDESLSVCVLVRQGESDSLHTLVEIPLFGHNKVGDLAAAAHKSSELSFPLTMVDGSREDDISVGTKANSCDRNSGNAVTREHGCFRSLFEAEKCPAPFMYGSQFYCFHCPGTEPFLKSRQIIGLENLPVELPLLLPTSLCSPAERAEGEPAERDSEEEQKLVLMYERLRIELPSFFRKNHDYSMYALDLEFINGLINAKTRGRVTYQLTITLWRFLCLLYYTEAHLEVLKLTKHAEDGTVKARWRVRGIPFHTLMLRFYLKDKSQLYRTFDAFSTFYIGQDGLIHCHKVEKVMPARPPVLPRVTSLVAGALVALGLQEHRPALNLLPLLLSSLRQNRN; this is encoded by the exons ATGGCTGTGAGTAGAGGGGGCATTGCCTTCTGGGTGGGATGTGTCCGCAGCCAAGGCGGAAGGCAGCCCATCAAGAAACAACACTGGACTCTGCATCAG GTGGTGGATTGGCAGTGCGTTAATCAGACACGCCCCCTGAGCAGTGCATCATGGGCTCTGGCACCCCCCAACAGCTTGAGATATCAGAACATTAAGCAGCCGGTACTGTCTCACCCCTTCCACCATGCCAGCCGGCCACAGAGAGCAGGTCACCATGACGATGAGTGGGACGAGTCACTCAGTGTCTGTGTGCTGGTGCGACAGGGGGAGTCAGACAGCCTGCACACCCTCGTGGAGATCCCTCTGTTCGGCCACAATAAAGTAGGAGATCTTGCTGCAGCAGCTCATAAGTCGTCAGAGCTGTCCTTCCCCCTGACCATGGTCGACGGCAGCAGAGAGGATGACATCAGCGTGGGAACAAAGGCCAACAGCTGTGACAGAAATAGTGGCAATGCTGTAACAAGAGAGCATGGCTGTTTCCGAAGCCTGTTTGAAGCAGAAAAATGTCCAGCACCGTTCATGTACGGCTCTcagttttactgttttcattGCCCGGGCACAGAACCGTTCCTTAAATCCAGGCAGATTATTGGACTTGAGAATCTGCCTGTTGAGCTGCCTCTGCTGCTGCCCACATCTCTGTGTAGCCCTGCAGAGAGAGCAGAGGGTGAGCCTGCTGAACGAGACAGTGAAGAAGAGCAGAAACTGGTCCTGATGTATGAAAGACTGAGGATAGAG CTTCCAAGTTTCTTTAGGAAGAACCATGACTACTCCATGTACGCTCTTGATTTAGAATTCATCAACGGCCTCATAAATGCCAAAACCAG AGGCCGGGTGACCTACCAGCTCACCATCACATTGTGGCGCTTCCTCTGCCTGTTGTACTACACCGAGGCTCATCTGGAGGTGTTGAAGCTCACCAAGCATGCAGAGGACGGGACCGTGAAGGCCCGCTGGAGGGTCCGGGGCATCCCCTTCCACACTCTGATGCTGCGGTTTTACCTCAAAGACAAATCTCAACTGTACAG GACCTTTGATGCTTTCTCTACTTTTTACATTGGGCAAGATGGGCTCATTCACTGTCATAAAGTTGAAAAG GTGATGCCAGCTCGGCCCCCCGTCCTGCCTCGAGTTACATCCCTGGTGGCGGGAGCTCTGGTGGCTCTGGGGTTGCAGGAGCATCGGCCTGCCCTCAACCTACTGCCCCTCCTCCTGTCCTCGCTCCGCCAGAACAGGAACTGA